Proteins encoded within one genomic window of Kibdelosporangium phytohabitans:
- the rpoZ gene encoding DNA-directed RNA polymerase subunit omega encodes MTTELGALGEPTTNLEGITNPPIDDLLDKVSSKYALVIYAAKRARQINDYYAQLGEGLLEYVGPLVEPGPREKPLSIALREIHSGLLEHTEGE; translated from the coding sequence TTGACCACCGAGCTGGGCGCACTTGGCGAGCCGACCACCAACCTGGAAGGCATCACCAACCCGCCGATCGACGACCTGCTTGACAAGGTCAGTTCGAAGTACGCGCTGGTGATCTACGCCGCCAAGCGCGCTCGTCAGATCAACGACTACTACGCGCAGCTCGGTGAGGGCCTGCTCGAGTACGTCGGCCCGCTCGTCGAGCCGGGCCCGCGGGAGAAGCCGCTGTCCATCGCGCTGCGCGAGATCCACTCCGGCCTGCTCGAGCACACCGAAGGCGAGTGA
- the gmk gene encoding guanylate kinase, whose translation MSAGEPGTGVRARPRLTVVSGPSGVGKSTVVAELRRMDPTVFFSVSMTTRNQRPGEIDGAHYHFVDRARFDELAGRGEFLEWAEYAGNCYGTPRQPVLDALASGKPAILEIELQGARQVRVAMPEAQLVMLVPPSWETLVGRLTGRGTEDPEVVRHRLAVAEKELDAQGEFDALVVNTDVKQAAAELLTLMTGTAVRKPWSSS comes from the coding sequence TTGAGTGCAGGCGAGCCGGGGACGGGTGTGCGCGCCCGGCCCCGGCTCACTGTCGTGTCGGGCCCGTCCGGTGTCGGCAAGTCCACTGTGGTGGCCGAGCTGCGCAGGATGGACCCGACTGTCTTCTTCAGCGTTTCGATGACCACCCGCAACCAGCGGCCAGGAGAGATCGACGGCGCCCACTACCACTTCGTCGACCGTGCGCGGTTCGACGAGCTGGCCGGGCGTGGCGAGTTCCTCGAATGGGCCGAATACGCGGGAAACTGCTACGGCACACCCCGTCAGCCGGTGCTCGACGCACTGGCGTCGGGCAAACCGGCCATTCTGGAAATCGAGCTGCAGGGCGCGCGGCAGGTGCGTGTCGCGATGCCCGAGGCTCAACTCGTCATGCTGGTCCCGCCGTCGTGGGAGACCCTCGTCGGCAGGCTGACCGGTCGTGGCACCGAGGATCCCGAGGTGGTCAGGCACCGCCTGGCCGTCGCGGAGAAGGAACTGGACGCGCAGGGCGAGTTCGACGCGCTGGTGGTGAACACCGACGTGAAGCAGGCCGCGGCCGAGTTGCTAACCTTGATGACTGGTACCGCTGTCCGAAAACCCTGGAGTTCCTCTTGA
- the mihF gene encoding integration host factor, actinobacterial type: MALPQLTEEQRAAALEKAAAARRARAELKERLKRGGTTLKDVLAQSDSDEVLGKMKVTALLEALPGVGKVRANQIIERLQIAPSRRLRGLGDRQRKALLAEFSGE, from the coding sequence GTGGCCCTTCCCCAGCTGACCGAGGAGCAGCGGGCCGCAGCGCTGGAGAAGGCGGCTGCTGCTCGTCGGGCCCGGGCTGAGCTCAAAGAGCGCCTGAAGCGAGGCGGCACGACCCTCAAGGACGTGCTCGCCCAGTCCGACAGCGACGAGGTCTTGGGCAAGATGAAGGTCACCGCCCTGCTGGAAGCTCTCCCCGGCGTCGGCAAGGTGCGTGCCAACCAAATCATTGAGCGGTTGCAGATCGCCCCAAGCCGCCGCCTCAGGGGTCTCGGCGACCGGCAGCGCAAAGCGCTGCTCGCCGAGTTCAGCGGCGAGTGA
- the pyrF gene encoding orotidine-5'-phosphate decarboxylase, which produces MTESFGARLTALVSRRGQLCVGIDPHPGLLEQWGLADTPDGLERFAMTCVEALAGEIAVLKPQSAFFERHGSKGIAVLERVIAESQQAGALVLLDVKRGDVGSTMTAYAAAYLTDGSPLAADAVTLSPYLGFGSLEPALQAAEKSGRGVFVLALTSNPEAPEVQRALNGPRSIAQTVVDAAAERNAGVRPIGGIGLVVGATIGSLGVDLGALNGPLLVPGFGAQGGTLSDIRTIFGNSLRNVLPTSSRGVLKAGPDVFALRSEALRTRDAIVSAAGHH; this is translated from the coding sequence GTGACGGAGTCGTTCGGGGCCAGGCTGACCGCGCTCGTCTCGCGGCGCGGGCAGCTCTGCGTCGGCATCGACCCGCACCCTGGCCTGCTGGAGCAGTGGGGCCTGGCCGACACGCCCGACGGGCTCGAGCGGTTCGCCATGACCTGCGTCGAGGCCTTGGCGGGGGAGATCGCGGTCCTCAAGCCACAGTCGGCGTTCTTCGAGCGCCACGGCTCCAAGGGCATCGCGGTGCTCGAGCGGGTCATCGCGGAGTCTCAGCAGGCGGGCGCGCTCGTCCTGCTGGACGTCAAGCGCGGCGACGTCGGCTCGACCATGACGGCCTACGCGGCGGCGTACCTGACCGACGGGTCGCCGCTCGCGGCGGACGCCGTAACGCTGTCGCCCTACCTCGGTTTCGGTTCTCTCGAACCCGCTTTGCAGGCAGCGGAGAAGTCCGGGCGCGGTGTTTTCGTCCTCGCCCTGACCTCGAACCCTGAGGCGCCGGAGGTGCAGCGTGCGCTCAACGGCCCACGCAGCATCGCGCAAACGGTCGTGGACGCTGCCGCCGAACGCAACGCCGGAGTTCGGCCGATCGGGGGAATCGGTCTCGTTGTCGGGGCGACCATCGGGTCGCTCGGCGTGGACCTGGGCGCACTCAACGGACCCCTGCTGGTGCCCGGCTTCGGGGCACAGGGGGGCACGTTGTCCGATATCCGGACAATCTTCGGGAATTCCCTGCGTAACGTGCTTCCCACGTCGTCGAGAGGGGTACTCAAAGCGGGCCCGGATGTGTTCGCGCTGCGTAGCGAGGCTCTCCGGACTCGTGACGCGATCGTGTCGGCCGCGGGTCACCATTGA
- the carB gene encoding carbamoyl-phosphate synthase large subunit, which translates to MPKRTDIKHVLVIGSGPIVIGQACEFDYSGTQACRVLREEGLRVSLVNSNPATIMTDPEFADATYIEPITAEFVEKVIAAERPDAILATLGGQTALNTAVALHERGVLEKYDVELIGADIDAIQRGEDRQKFKDIVAQIGGETPRSRVCHSMDEVRETVAELGLPVVIRPSFTMGGLGSGMAHTPEELERLASFGLAESPVTEVLIEESVLGWKEYELELMRDRHDNVVVVCSIENIDPMGVHTGDSVTVAPAMTLTDREYQHMRDVGIDVLRAVGVDTGGCNIQFAINPQTGRMVVIEMNPRVSRSSALASKATGFPIAKIAAKLAIGYTLDEIPNDITGETPASFEPTLDYVVVKVPRFAFEKFPGADKTLTTTMKSVGEAMSLGRNFTEALGKALRSMETKAAGFWTTPDPADATLESTLEQLRAGHDGRLYTVERALRLGASVEQVHEASGIDPWFVDQILSLIELRAEITDAAVLDEPLLRRAKRAGLSDRQVAALRPELAGEDGVRTLRHRLGIRPVFKTVDTCAAEFAAKTPYHYSAYESDPSAETEVAPQREKPKVLILGSGPNRIGQGIEFDYSCVHAAMALRADEYETVMVNCNPETVSTDYDTSDRLYFEPLTFEDVLEVVHSEQESGTVAGVIVQLGGQTPLGLAQRLADAGVPVVGTPPAAINLAEDRGAFGEVLTAAGLPAPQYGTATSYEGAKRIADRIGYPVLVRPSYVLGGRGMEIVYDDSTLADYIARATEVSPEHPVLVDRFLDDAIEIDVDALCDGDEVFIGGVMEHIEEAGIHSGDSSCALPPITLGRTDLENVRRSTELIAKGVGVRGLLNVQYALKDDQLYVLEANPRASRTVPFVSKATAVPLAKAAARIMLGTTIKQLRDEGMLPPSGDGGELPSDAAVAVKEAVLPFHRFRTPEGHGVDSLLGPEMKSTGEVMGIDTSFGKAFAKSQTASYGSLPTSGHVFVSVANRDKRAMIFPVKRLADLGFEIIATQGTAEVLRRNGIPCAEVPKHFEAPVGSVRNAVSVILGGEVVMVINTPYGNSGPRVDGYEIRTAAVARDIPCVTTIQGAAAAVQGIEALIRGEINVRPLQALQEALKAQTGGKA; encoded by the coding sequence ATGCCCAAACGGACAGACATCAAGCACGTGCTCGTGATCGGCTCCGGTCCGATCGTGATCGGGCAGGCGTGCGAGTTCGACTACTCGGGCACCCAGGCCTGCCGCGTGCTGCGGGAGGAAGGCCTGCGGGTCAGCCTGGTCAACTCGAACCCGGCGACGATCATGACCGACCCGGAGTTCGCCGACGCCACCTACATCGAGCCGATCACGGCCGAGTTCGTCGAGAAGGTCATCGCGGCCGAACGCCCCGACGCGATCCTGGCCACCCTCGGCGGCCAGACGGCGCTGAACACGGCCGTCGCGCTGCATGAGCGCGGTGTGCTGGAGAAGTACGACGTCGAGCTGATCGGTGCCGACATCGACGCGATCCAGCGCGGTGAGGACCGGCAGAAGTTCAAGGACATCGTCGCCCAGATCGGCGGCGAGACCCCGCGCAGCCGCGTCTGCCACTCGATGGACGAGGTCCGCGAGACCGTCGCCGAACTCGGCCTGCCCGTGGTCATCCGGCCGTCGTTCACCATGGGCGGGCTCGGCTCCGGCATGGCGCACACGCCGGAGGAGCTGGAGCGGCTGGCGTCGTTCGGCCTGGCCGAGTCGCCGGTGACCGAGGTGCTCATCGAGGAGAGCGTGCTCGGCTGGAAGGAGTACGAGCTCGAGCTGATGCGCGACCGGCACGACAACGTGGTGGTCGTCTGCTCGATCGAGAACATCGACCCGATGGGCGTGCACACGGGCGACTCGGTGACCGTCGCGCCCGCGATGACGCTGACCGACCGCGAGTACCAGCACATGCGGGACGTCGGCATCGACGTGCTGCGCGCGGTCGGCGTCGACACCGGCGGCTGCAACATCCAGTTCGCCATCAACCCGCAGACCGGCCGCATGGTCGTCATCGAGATGAACCCGCGCGTGTCGCGGTCGTCGGCGCTGGCGTCCAAGGCGACCGGGTTCCCGATCGCCAAGATCGCCGCCAAGCTGGCCATCGGCTACACGCTCGACGAGATCCCCAACGACATCACCGGCGAGACCCCGGCGAGCTTCGAGCCGACGCTGGACTACGTCGTGGTCAAGGTGCCGCGGTTCGCGTTCGAGAAGTTCCCCGGCGCGGACAAGACGCTGACCACCACGATGAAGTCCGTCGGCGAGGCGATGTCGCTCGGCCGCAACTTCACCGAGGCGCTCGGCAAGGCGCTGCGCTCCATGGAGACCAAGGCCGCGGGCTTCTGGACGACGCCAGACCCGGCAGACGCCACCCTCGAGTCCACATTGGAACAGCTGAGGGCCGGGCACGACGGCAGGCTGTACACGGTCGAGCGCGCGCTGCGGCTCGGCGCGTCGGTCGAGCAGGTGCACGAGGCGTCCGGCATCGACCCGTGGTTCGTCGACCAGATCCTGTCGCTGATCGAGCTGCGTGCCGAGATCACCGACGCCGCCGTGCTCGACGAACCGTTGTTGCGCAGGGCGAAACGCGCCGGCCTGTCCGACCGGCAGGTCGCCGCGCTGCGGCCGGAGCTGGCGGGGGAGGACGGCGTCCGCACGCTGCGCCACCGCCTGGGCATCCGGCCGGTGTTCAAGACCGTGGACACCTGCGCGGCCGAGTTCGCCGCGAAGACCCCGTACCACTACTCGGCGTACGAGTCCGACCCGTCGGCGGAGACGGAAGTGGCGCCGCAGCGCGAGAAGCCCAAGGTGCTGATCCTCGGCTCCGGGCCCAACCGCATCGGCCAGGGCATCGAGTTCGACTACTCGTGCGTGCACGCGGCCATGGCGCTGCGTGCCGACGAGTACGAGACCGTGATGGTCAACTGCAACCCGGAAACCGTGTCCACCGACTACGACACGTCCGACCGGCTGTACTTCGAGCCACTGACCTTTGAGGACGTGCTGGAGGTCGTGCACTCCGAGCAGGAGTCCGGCACGGTCGCAGGTGTGATCGTCCAGCTCGGCGGTCAGACCCCGCTCGGTCTGGCCCAGCGCCTCGCCGACGCGGGCGTCCCGGTGGTCGGGACGCCGCCCGCGGCGATCAACCTGGCCGAGGACCGCGGTGCGTTCGGCGAGGTGCTCACCGCCGCCGGTCTGCCTGCGCCGCAGTACGGAACGGCCACGTCGTACGAGGGCGCCAAGCGGATCGCGGACAGGATCGGCTACCCGGTGCTGGTGCGACCGTCCTATGTGCTCGGCGGGCGCGGCATGGAGATCGTGTACGACGACTCCACGCTGGCCGACTACATCGCCAGGGCCACCGAGGTCTCGCCGGAGCACCCGGTCCTGGTCGACCGGTTCCTCGACGACGCCATCGAGATCGACGTCGACGCGCTGTGCGACGGCGATGAGGTGTTCATCGGCGGCGTGATGGAGCACATCGAGGAAGCCGGTATCCACTCCGGCGACTCGTCGTGCGCGCTGCCGCCGATCACGCTGGGCCGGACGGACTTGGAGAACGTCCGCCGGTCGACCGAGCTGATCGCCAAGGGCGTCGGCGTGCGCGGCCTGCTCAACGTGCAGTACGCGCTCAAGGACGACCAGCTCTACGTGCTGGAGGCCAACCCGCGCGCGTCGCGGACGGTTCCGTTCGTGTCCAAGGCGACCGCGGTGCCGCTGGCCAAGGCCGCCGCGCGGATCATGCTCGGCACCACCATCAAGCAGTTGCGGGACGAGGGCATGCTGCCGCCCTCCGGTGACGGCGGCGAACTGCCGTCGGACGCGGCGGTCGCGGTCAAGGAGGCCGTGCTGCCGTTCCACCGCTTCCGCACGCCGGAAGGGCACGGCGTGGACTCGCTGCTGGGCCCGGAGATGAAGTCCACCGGCGAGGTGATGGGTATCGACACCTCGTTCGGCAAGGCGTTCGCCAAGTCGCAGACCGCCTCCTACGGCTCGCTGCCCACCTCGGGCCACGTGTTCGTGTCGGTGGCCAACCGGGACAAGCGCGCGATGATCTTCCCGGTCAAGCGGCTGGCCGACCTCGGGTTCGAGATCATCGCCACCCAGGGCACGGCGGAAGTCCTGCGCCGCAACGGCATTCCGTGCGCGGAGGTGCCCAAGCACTTCGAGGCGCCAGTCGGGTCGGTGCGCAACGCGGTGAGCGTGATCCTCGGCGGCGAGGTGGTCATGGTGATCAACACGCCGTACGGCAACAGCGGGCCCCGTGTGGACGGTTACGAGATCCGCACAGCCGCCGTGGCGCGCGACATCCCCTGCGTGACCACGATTCAGGGCGCCGCAGCGGCCGTGCAGGGCATCGAGGCCCTGATCCGGGGTGAGATCAACGTCCGGCCGTTGCAGGCTTTGCAAGAGGCCCTGAAGGCGCAGACAGGAGGCAAGGCGTGA
- the carA gene encoding glutamine-hydrolyzing carbamoyl-phosphate synthase small subunit, whose amino-acid sequence MTPAALVLEDGRVFRGEAFGATGSTLGEVVFCTAMTGYQETLTDPSYHGQIVVATAPQIGNTGWNDEDDESGKIHVAGYVVRDPARIPSNWRSRRSLADELVNQGIVGISGVDTRTVTRHIREQGAMRAAIFAGDALTGVDSMVQAVKDSPGMTGADLSGAVSTKETYVVPADGGTRFRVAALDLGIKFNTPRMMAQRGIETHVLPVGSTLDDLLAVEPNGVFLANGPGDPQTQAHAIALTQQVLERRIPLFGICFGNQILGRALGMGTYKMQYGHRGINVPVIEAATGRVAITAQNHGFALEGEAGQKLDTPYGVAEVSHYCPNDGTVEGLRCVDVPAFSVQYHPEAAAGPHDAAPLFDQFVTLMDEA is encoded by the coding sequence GTGACACCAGCTGCATTGGTGCTTGAGGACGGCCGGGTCTTCCGGGGTGAGGCGTTCGGCGCGACCGGGTCGACACTCGGCGAGGTCGTGTTCTGCACGGCGATGACCGGCTACCAGGAGACGCTGACCGACCCGTCGTACCACGGCCAGATCGTGGTGGCGACGGCTCCGCAGATCGGCAACACCGGGTGGAACGACGAGGACGACGAGTCGGGCAAGATCCACGTCGCCGGCTACGTCGTGCGCGACCCGGCGCGGATCCCGTCCAACTGGCGGTCGCGCCGCTCGCTCGCCGACGAGCTCGTCAACCAGGGCATCGTCGGGATCTCGGGCGTCGACACCCGCACGGTCACGCGGCACATCCGCGAGCAGGGCGCGATGCGCGCCGCGATCTTCGCGGGCGACGCGCTGACCGGCGTCGACTCGATGGTCCAGGCCGTCAAGGACAGCCCGGGGATGACGGGCGCCGACCTGTCGGGCGCGGTCAGCACCAAGGAGACCTACGTCGTCCCCGCGGACGGCGGGACCAGGTTCCGCGTCGCCGCGCTGGACCTCGGCATCAAGTTCAACACGCCGCGGATGATGGCCCAGCGCGGCATCGAGACGCACGTGCTGCCGGTCGGGTCCACACTGGACGACCTGCTGGCGGTCGAGCCGAACGGCGTCTTCCTGGCCAACGGCCCCGGTGACCCGCAGACGCAGGCGCACGCGATCGCGCTGACCCAGCAGGTGCTGGAGCGCCGGATCCCGCTGTTCGGCATCTGCTTCGGCAACCAGATCCTCGGCCGGGCGCTGGGCATGGGCACGTACAAGATGCAGTACGGCCACCGGGGCATCAACGTGCCGGTGATCGAGGCGGCCACCGGCCGCGTGGCGATCACCGCGCAGAACCACGGCTTCGCGCTGGAAGGCGAGGCTGGACAGAAACTGGACACGCCGTACGGCGTGGCCGAGGTGAGCCACTACTGCCCCAACGACGGCACCGTCGAGGGCCTGCGCTGTGTGGACGTGCCCGCGTTCAGCGTCCAGTACCACCCGGAGGCGGCGGCGGGCCCGCACGACGCCGCGCCCCTGTTCGACCAGTTCGTGACGTTGATGGATGAGGCCTGA
- a CDS encoding dihydroorotase gives MTLIKGAVPYGEGDPVDILIEDGLVAEIGTPEADGGDVIDARGLVVLPGFVDLHTHLREPGREDTETIETGSAAAALGGYTAVFAMANTDPVADNPVIVEHVWRRGREVGLVDVHPIGAVTVGLKGERLAELGAMARSDANVRIFSDDGLCVADPLIMRRALEYSKGLDVLIAQHAEEPRLTVGAQAHEGATAARLGLAGWPAAAEESIVARDCLLAGHVGARLHVCHVSTAGTADVLRWAKQRGTQVSAEVTPHHLLLDDDRLNTYDPVNKVNPPLRTSSDAMALREALADGVIDCVATDHAPHAPQDKDCEWSAARPGMLGLQTALSVVIQTMVRPGLLDWRGVAGVMSERPAEIAGLPDHGRPIAVGEPANLVLVDPKATWTVNAARLASLAGNTPYEGMELPGVIKATMLRGKLTARDGQAVR, from the coding sequence ATGACGCTGATCAAGGGCGCCGTGCCGTACGGCGAGGGTGATCCGGTCGACATCCTGATCGAGGACGGTCTCGTGGCCGAGATCGGGACGCCGGAGGCGGACGGCGGGGACGTCATCGACGCGCGTGGCCTCGTCGTGCTGCCCGGTTTCGTCGACCTGCACACGCACCTGCGCGAGCCGGGCCGTGAGGACACCGAGACCATCGAGACGGGCTCCGCCGCGGCTGCGCTCGGTGGCTACACCGCTGTGTTCGCCATGGCCAACACGGACCCGGTCGCCGACAACCCGGTGATCGTCGAGCACGTGTGGCGGCGCGGACGCGAGGTCGGCCTGGTCGACGTCCACCCGATCGGTGCGGTCACGGTCGGCCTGAAAGGCGAGCGCCTGGCCGAACTCGGCGCGATGGCGCGCAGCGACGCGAACGTGCGGATCTTCTCCGACGACGGCCTGTGCGTCGCGGACCCGTTGATCATGCGCCGCGCGCTGGAGTACAGCAAAGGCTTGGACGTGCTCATCGCGCAGCACGCCGAGGAACCGCGGCTGACCGTCGGCGCGCAGGCCCACGAAGGTGCGACGGCCGCGCGCCTCGGTCTCGCCGGGTGGCCCGCTGCCGCCGAGGAGTCGATCGTCGCCCGCGACTGCCTGCTCGCCGGGCACGTCGGCGCCCGGCTGCACGTGTGCCACGTGTCCACAGCCGGGACCGCGGACGTGCTGCGCTGGGCGAAGCAACGCGGCACGCAGGTGTCCGCCGAAGTGACCCCGCACCACCTGTTGCTGGACGACGACCGGTTGAACACGTACGACCCGGTCAACAAGGTCAACCCGCCGCTGCGCACGTCGTCGGACGCCATGGCGCTGCGGGAGGCGCTGGCCGACGGCGTGATCGACTGCGTCGCCACGGACCACGCCCCGCACGCCCCGCAGGACAAGGACTGCGAGTGGTCCGCGGCACGGCCCGGCATGCTCGGCCTGCAGACCGCCCTGTCCGTGGTCATCCAGACGATGGTCCGGCCCGGGTTGCTGGACTGGCGCGGTGTGGCCGGGGTGATGAGCGAGCGGCCCGCGGAGATCGCCGGGCTGCCCGACCACGGCCGTCCCATCGCGGTGGGTGAGCCGGCGAACCTCGTCCTCGTCGACCCGAAGGCGACGTGGACGGTGAACGCCGCGCGTTTGGCCAGTCTCGCGGGGAACACCCCGTACGAGGGCATGGAGTTGCCGGGCGTCATCAAGGCGACGATGCTGCGCGGCAAGCTCACAGCACGAGATGGGCAGGCCGTCAGATGA
- a CDS encoding aspartate carbamoyltransferase catalytic subunit — protein sequence MKHLLSCDGLSRDAATAVLDTADSLKQALLGREIRKLPTLRGRTVITMFYENSTRTRVSFEIAGKWMSADVVNVSSSGSSVSKGESLRDTALTLAAAGADCVIVRHPASGAAHRLAGWLSHTHTSVVNAGDGTHEHPTQALLDAATLRERLGGLDGRRVAIVGDVLHSRVARSNVHLLTTLGAEVVLVAPPTLLPTGVSGWPVTVSHELDAELSAVDAVMMLRVQAERMHGGFFPSAREYSIAYGLSEARMRLLPDHAVVLHPGPMLRGMEIASVVADSPRAAITDQVRNGVHVRMAVLYHLLAGEEEVA from the coding sequence ATGAAACACCTTCTGAGCTGCGACGGCCTCAGCCGTGACGCGGCCACTGCCGTACTGGACACCGCGGACTCGCTCAAGCAGGCGCTGCTGGGGCGTGAGATCCGCAAACTGCCGACCCTGCGGGGCCGCACGGTCATCACGATGTTCTACGAGAACTCGACCCGCACCCGTGTCTCGTTCGAGATCGCGGGCAAGTGGATGAGCGCGGACGTCGTGAACGTGTCGTCGAGCGGGTCGTCGGTCAGCAAGGGCGAGTCGCTGCGCGACACGGCTCTCACGCTGGCCGCCGCGGGCGCGGACTGCGTCATCGTCCGCCACCCCGCATCCGGCGCGGCGCACCGCCTGGCCGGGTGGCTGTCGCACACGCACACCTCGGTGGTGAACGCGGGCGACGGCACGCACGAGCACCCCACGCAGGCGCTGCTCGACGCGGCGACGTTGCGGGAACGCCTCGGCGGTCTGGACGGCCGCCGGGTCGCGATCGTGGGTGACGTGCTGCACAGCCGTGTAGCCAGGTCCAACGTGCATTTGCTCACAACACTCGGGGCCGAGGTGGTGCTCGTCGCGCCGCCGACTCTGCTGCCGACCGGCGTTTCCGGTTGGCCTGTAACGGTGTCGCACGAACTCGACGCGGAACTGTCCGCTGTGGACGCCGTGATGATGCTGCGCGTGCAGGCCGAGCGGATGCACGGCGGCTTCTTCCCCTCGGCGCGCGAGTACTCCATCGCATACGGTCTGTCCGAGGCGCGCATGCGCCTGCTCCCCGACCACGCAGTCGTGCTGCATCCCGGACCGATGCTGCGCGGCATGGAGATCGCGTCCGTCGTCGCGGACTCGCCGCGGGCCGCGATCACCGACCAAGTACGGAACGGAGTTCACGTCCGCATGGCCGTGCTGTACCACCTGCTCGCCGGAGAAGAGGAAGTCGCATGA
- the pyrR gene encoding bifunctional pyr operon transcriptional regulator/uracil phosphoribosyltransferase PyrR yields MPRTRGAADPGGRRELLSAGDVARTVARMAHQVIEKTTLGGTDAAPVVLIGIPTRGAPLAKRLAARIAEFSGVDVPTGVLDVTLYRDDLRRHPNRPLEPTSLPDGGIEDKLVILVDDVLYSGRTVRAALDALRDHGRPRAVQLAVLVDRGHRELPIRADYVGKNVPTARSEGIEVLLEELDGRDAVELVG; encoded by the coding sequence GTGCCACGCACCCGTGGCGCGGCGGATCCCGGCGGGCGGCGCGAGCTGCTCTCGGCCGGGGACGTCGCGCGCACCGTCGCCCGAATGGCCCATCAGGTCATCGAGAAGACGACTCTCGGTGGTACCGACGCTGCTCCAGTCGTGCTGATCGGCATACCGACGAGGGGTGCACCTCTGGCCAAGCGTCTGGCCGCACGCATCGCGGAATTCAGCGGAGTCGACGTCCCCACGGGCGTGCTCGACGTCACGCTTTACCGCGACGACCTGCGTCGCCACCCCAATCGGCCGCTCGAGCCGACGAGCCTGCCCGACGGCGGTATCGAGGACAAACTGGTCATCCTCGTCGACGACGTGCTCTATTCGGGCCGAACAGTCCGTGCTGCTTTGGATGCGCTGCGTGACCATGGCAGGCCACGGGCGGTGCAACTGGCGGTCCTGGTCGACCGCGGTCACCGCGAACTGCCCATCCGGGCCGACTACGTGGGCAAGAACGTGCCCACCGCCCGGTCGGAGGGCATCGAGGTGCTGCTCGAGGAACTGGACGGCCGCGACGCCGTGGAGCTTGTCGGATGA
- a CDS encoding transcriptional regulator, producing the protein MGDYAKALGAKLRGIRQQQGLSLHGVEQKSGGRWKAVVVGSYERGDRAVTVQKLAELADFYGVPVVELLPEGRVPSGAEPATKIVINLERLQQLPAEKVGPLARYAATIQSQRGDYNGKVLSIRTEDLRSLAIIYDMTPGELTEQLIDWGVLPPEARPSKED; encoded by the coding sequence ATGGGCGATTACGCCAAGGCGCTAGGGGCCAAGCTCCGTGGCATCCGCCAGCAGCAAGGCCTGTCGTTGCACGGCGTCGAGCAGAAGTCCGGCGGACGCTGGAAGGCAGTCGTCGTCGGCTCGTACGAACGCGGCGACCGTGCGGTGACCGTGCAGAAGCTGGCCGAGCTGGCCGACTTCTACGGGGTACCGGTGGTCGAGCTCCTGCCTGAGGGAAGGGTCCCCTCCGGTGCCGAGCCAGCCACGAAGATCGTCATAAACCTGGAGCGGTTGCAGCAGCTTCCGGCCGAGAAAGTCGGCCCGCTGGCACGCTACGCGGCCACCATCCAGAGTCAGCGAGGAGACTACAACGGCAAGGTTCTGTCCATCCGGACCGAGGACCTGCGGTCACTCGCCATCATCTACGACATGACCCCTGGCGAGCTGACCGAGCAGCTCATCGACTGGGGCGTGCTCCCGCCGGAAGCAAGGCCGTCCAAAGAGGACTGA
- the nusB gene encoding transcription antitermination factor NusB produces the protein MGARSKARKRAVDLLFEAQLRKADPVSLLADRVGSPDVPPVNDYTVTLVEGVQSQLTRIDELLAEHSEGWTLDRMPAVDLAVLRLGLYELLWATDVPDAVAIDEAVQLAKMLSTDDSPRFVNGLLGRIATIADRLRATL, from the coding sequence ATGGGCGCACGGAGCAAAGCTCGCAAGCGCGCCGTCGACCTGCTCTTCGAAGCGCAGCTCAGGAAAGCCGACCCGGTCAGCCTGCTGGCCGACCGGGTCGGCTCGCCCGACGTGCCACCGGTGAACGACTACACCGTGACGCTGGTGGAGGGCGTGCAGTCGCAGCTGACCCGTATCGACGAACTGCTCGCCGAGCACTCGGAAGGCTGGACGCTCGACCGGATGCCCGCGGTCGACCTCGCGGTGCTGCGCCTGGGCCTGTACGAGCTGCTGTGGGCCACGGACGTGCCGGACGCGGTCGCCATCGACGAGGCAGTCCAGCTCGCCAAGATGCTGTCGACCGACGACTCGCCGCGGTTCGTCAACGGCCTGCTCGGCCGGATCGCCACGATCGCCGATCGGCTGCGCGCCACCCTCTGA